A single window of Sphingobacterium sp. ML3W DNA harbors:
- a CDS encoding DoxX family protein, translated as MFSKIIHTDNSKTTIIIRLIVGGVFLSEGIQKFLFPTLRGAGRFEKIGLPSPEFLGSFVGIFEILCGALILLGLLTRLASIPLIIIMLVAIATTKTSILANEGIWELLHGSRTDWAMLLGSMFLLIKGAGNWSIDKIVMRNGA; from the coding sequence ATGTTTTCAAAAATCATTCATACAGATAATTCAAAGACAACAATCATAATCCGACTGATTGTTGGAGGTGTTTTTTTATCGGAGGGCATTCAGAAATTTCTATTTCCTACTTTACGGGGAGCCGGGCGGTTTGAAAAAATTGGCTTGCCATCTCCTGAATTTCTTGGAAGTTTTGTAGGCATATTTGAAATCCTTTGCGGAGCACTTATTTTGCTCGGGTTGCTTACAAGGTTAGCAAGTATTCCGCTCATCATCATTATGCTGGTTGCCATTGCCACGACCAAAACATCTATTTTGGCTAATGAGGGTATTTGGGAATTGCTGCACGGTAGCCGTACGGATTGGGCGATGCTTTTGGGAAGTATGTTTTTGTTAATCAAAGGTGCAGGTAATTGGTCTATTGATAAAATCGTAATGAGAAATGGAGCGTGA
- the chrA gene encoding chromate efflux transporter, with protein MERDIQIKEIAKLFLKLGFIGFGGPAAHIAMMQQEVVVKKKWMSEQHFLDLLGATNLIPGPNSTEMAIHIGYDKGSWKGLIVAGLCFILPAVFITGIFAWLYQQYGQLPEVQPFIYGIKPAIIAIIIGAVFPLAKKSVKSTFLAVVGILVLVLSLFGISEIYLMFGAGLLAMGLYSIQSKRNTLQSFIPLAFLQIAQSPLLSETNTKLFWIFLKIGAILYGSGYVLFAFLDTELVATGLLTRQQLMDAIAVGQFTPGPVFSSVTFIGYQINGLSGAVISTIAIFLPSFILVALLNPLMKKMRQSKGLSIFLDAVNVASVAIIVAICLTMGKETITDWRTILIAMISAIVVFKFKKINSAFVVIGGALLGYLFNLI; from the coding sequence ATGGAGCGTGATATTCAAATAAAGGAAATTGCCAAGCTCTTTCTCAAGCTTGGTTTTATTGGCTTCGGAGGTCCCGCGGCTCATATTGCTATGATGCAGCAGGAAGTTGTTGTCAAAAAGAAATGGATGAGCGAACAGCATTTTTTGGATTTGTTGGGAGCTACTAATCTCATTCCTGGCCCCAACAGTACAGAAATGGCGATACACATCGGCTATGACAAAGGCAGTTGGAAAGGGTTAATTGTTGCGGGGTTATGCTTTATTTTACCTGCGGTTTTCATTACCGGGATATTTGCATGGTTGTATCAGCAATACGGACAATTGCCCGAAGTACAGCCCTTTATTTACGGTATCAAACCTGCAATCATCGCTATTATCATAGGAGCTGTTTTTCCATTAGCAAAGAAATCTGTCAAGTCCACATTCTTGGCGGTTGTAGGTATTCTTGTTTTGGTACTGTCATTATTCGGCATTAGTGAAATCTATTTGATGTTTGGAGCGGGATTGCTGGCAATGGGTTTGTATTCTATTCAGAGCAAAAGAAATACGCTCCAAAGTTTTATCCCGCTCGCATTCTTACAAATCGCACAAAGCCCCTTACTCTCTGAAACAAATACCAAATTATTTTGGATATTCCTGAAAATTGGTGCTATCCTCTATGGAAGTGGTTATGTTCTTTTCGCCTTTTTAGATACGGAGTTAGTTGCAACGGGCTTACTCACCCGGCAGCAATTAATGGATGCTATTGCTGTTGGACAGTTTACCCCAGGTCCTGTTTTTTCTTCTGTTACGTTTATTGGCTATCAAATCAACGGACTATCCGGAGCAGTTATTTCTACGATTGCTATTTTTCTGCCGTCGTTTATTTTAGTAGCATTGCTAAATCCCTTGATGAAAAAAATGCGCCAATCTAAAGGACTGTCCATTTTTCTCGATGCGGTCAATGTGGCATCTGTTGCAATCATAGTCGCTATTTGTCTTACAATGGGCAAAGAAACTATTACTGATTGGCGGACGATATTAATTGCAATGATAAGTGCGATCGTAGTTTTCAAATTCAAAAAAATAAATAGTGCCTTTGTGGTTATTGGAGGAGCATTATTAGGGTATTTATTTAATCTTATCTAA
- a CDS encoding metallophosphoesterase family protein translates to MKIALFSDIHANLPALEAFFEDVEKRKPDSIYCLGDLVGYNIWPNEVVNEIRKRRIPTIAGNYDFGIGRMSNECGCAYKTDSEKDNGNISISFTNSLMKDEERAYLRTLPAHIKVEFQLNEDKLNLLLVHGSPRKINEYLFEDREEKSMLRIMEQADADIMCFGHTHKPYHRVLNSGIDGQNHFRHAINIGSVGKPKDSDVRGGYVMLTINENSSVLDKDSISVEFIRFDYDIERAAKAVEESILPNEYAENLRRGY, encoded by the coding sequence ATGAAAATAGCATTATTCAGTGATATTCACGCCAACTTACCTGCATTAGAAGCATTTTTTGAAGATGTTGAAAAAAGAAAACCAGACAGTATTTATTGTTTGGGCGATTTGGTGGGCTATAATATTTGGCCAAACGAAGTGGTAAACGAAATCCGTAAAAGGAGAATACCAACCATTGCCGGAAATTACGATTTTGGCATTGGCAGAATGAGCAACGAATGCGGTTGTGCCTACAAAACAGACAGTGAAAAAGATAACGGAAATATTTCTATTTCATTCACAAATTCTTTGATGAAAGATGAAGAAAGAGCGTATTTGCGTACACTTCCAGCCCATATCAAAGTAGAATTTCAACTGAATGAAGATAAATTGAATTTGCTTTTGGTACACGGAAGTCCGAGAAAAATAAACGAATATCTTTTTGAAGACCGTGAGGAAAAAAGTATGCTTCGCATTATGGAGCAAGCCGATGCAGACATTATGTGCTTCGGACACACACACAAACCTTATCACAGAGTTTTAAATTCGGGTATTGACGGTCAAAATCATTTCAGACACGCCATTAATATCGGTTCGGTTGGTAAACCGAAGGACAGCGATGTAAGAGGCGGTTATGTAATGCTTACGATTAATGAAAACAGTTCTGTGTTGGATAAAGATAGTATCAGTGTAGAATTTATACGCTTTGATTATGATATTGAAAGGGCTGCAAAAGCAGTTGAAGAAAGCATTTTACCAAACGAATACGCAGAAAATTTAAGAAGAGGTTACTAA
- the gcvH gene encoding glycine cleavage system protein GcvH, which yields MEFPTDRKYSKEHTWISIQDNTGTIGITEFAQSELGEIVYADLPNVGYSFQQDEVFGSVEAVKTVSDLFMPVSGKITETNELLLKAPTLINDNPYKDGWMIKIEIKDITELEDLLTSNQYKELTN from the coding sequence ATGGAATTTCCAACCGATAGAAAGTATTCAAAAGAACATACCTGGATAAGCATACAGGACAACACAGGTACAATAGGCATTACAGAATTTGCGCAAAGTGAATTGGGCGAAATCGTATATGCGGATTTACCAAACGTTGGATATAGTTTTCAGCAGGACGAAGTATTCGGCTCTGTTGAAGCAGTTAAAACGGTCAGTGATTTATTTATGCCTGTATCGGGTAAAATCACTGAAACGAACGAACTACTTTTGAAAGCACCCACACTCATAAACGACAATCCTTATAAAGACGGTTGGATGATAAAAATTGAAATAAAAGACATTACAGAATTAGAAGACTTATTGACATCAAACCAATATAAAGAACTTACAAATTAG
- the arsB gene encoding ACR3 family arsenite efflux transporter, which yields MQPKLKFLDRYLTLWIFLAMAIGVGLGHFFPKISNVTNSLSVGTTNIPLAIGLILMMYPPLAKVDYSLLPKAFRDKKVIGISLLLNWVIGTVLMFGLAVLFLRNEPDYMTGLILIGLARCIAMVIVWSDLAKANREYTAMLVALNSIFQIFTYSFLVWLFINVLPAKLGLANFNVSVSMKDVTESVLIYLGIPFLAGFLSRYFLIKSKGIEWYNRKFVPAISPITLYALLFTIVLMFSLKGDKILELPMDVVKVAIPLIIYFVLMFFVSFFINKSLKVPYDKNASIAFTATGNNFELAIAVAISIFGIHSPQAFVGVIGPLVEVPVLILLVRASLWLKEKYYSKKD from the coding sequence ATGCAACCAAAATTAAAATTCTTAGACAGATACCTTACTTTATGGATATTCCTTGCAATGGCAATTGGCGTGGGTTTGGGTCATTTCTTTCCCAAAATCTCTAATGTTACCAACAGCTTATCTGTTGGCACTACCAATATTCCATTGGCAATAGGATTGATATTGATGATGTATCCACCCTTGGCAAAGGTTGATTATTCCTTATTGCCCAAAGCATTTAGAGATAAAAAAGTAATTGGCATATCCTTATTGCTCAATTGGGTAATCGGCACGGTATTGATGTTTGGATTAGCGGTTTTGTTTTTACGTAACGAACCCGATTACATGACAGGCTTAATTCTTATCGGTTTGGCAAGATGTATTGCCATGGTCATCGTTTGGAGTGACTTAGCTAAAGCAAACAGAGAATATACAGCTATGTTAGTTGCATTAAACAGCATCTTCCAGATATTTACTTACAGCTTTTTAGTTTGGTTATTCATCAACGTATTACCTGCAAAATTAGGATTAGCCAATTTCAATGTAAGCGTATCCATGAAAGATGTTACCGAAAGCGTATTGATATATTTGGGTATTCCATTCCTGGCAGGTTTTTTAAGCCGTTACTTCCTTATAAAATCAAAAGGTATAGAATGGTATAACCGAAAATTCGTCCCCGCAATATCGCCAATTACCTTATACGCTTTATTGTTTACGATAGTATTAATGTTCAGCTTGAAAGGCGATAAAATACTGGAATTACCAATGGATGTAGTAAAAGTAGCCATACCGCTAATCATCTATTTTGTGTTGATGTTTTTCGTGAGCTTCTTTATCAATAAATCTCTTAAAGTTCCTTACGACAAAAACGCATCCATCGCATTTACAGCCACAGGAAACAATTTTGAATTGGCAATAGCCGTAGCAATATCGATTTTCGGCATTCATTCGCCACAGGCATTTGTAGGTGTTATCGGCCCACTGGTAGAAGTTCCTGTACTCATATTATTGGTAAGGGCAAGTTTATGGCTAAAGGAGAAATATTATAGTAAAAAAGACTGA
- the nhaA gene encoding Na+/H+ antiporter NhaA: protein MPKKINLKIFKDFVESSNFGGFLLFLCVVISMIVANTSMAAPLQNLLDTKLGYENEAIHLNYSVSMWINDGLMAIFFLLVGLEIKREIVEGELSSPKKAILPILAAIGGAVVPALIYVSFNSGSETASGWGIPMATDIAFALAVISLLDKRVPTSLKIFLAALAIVDDLIAILVIAIFYSSGIELGYLGYAGIGMLVLILMNRFNVKNPYLYLIPGVFVWYFVHHSGIHATIAGVLVAMTLPTNDTEVESPLEKLEHALVKPVNFLIIPIFAFANTNITIHQEMIEGLTSPLGLGISLGLIFGKPIGIVATSLICSKLGIGQLPANSNLIHIIGLGLLAGIGFTMSIFISMLSFDNQVFIEEAKLSVLITSLIAGILGYVILNLSSRRKGKKTEI from the coding sequence ATGCCGAAAAAAATCAATCTAAAGATTTTCAAAGACTTTGTTGAATCAAGTAATTTTGGAGGTTTCCTCCTTTTTTTATGCGTAGTGATTTCAATGATAGTGGCAAATACATCAATGGCCGCTCCGCTACAAAATTTATTGGACACAAAGCTGGGGTATGAAAATGAAGCCATACACCTCAATTATTCCGTAAGTATGTGGATCAACGACGGATTGATGGCAATCTTTTTTCTGTTGGTAGGTCTGGAAATTAAAAGAGAAATTGTTGAAGGAGAACTCTCTTCTCCCAAGAAAGCTATTTTGCCTATCCTTGCTGCTATCGGTGGAGCAGTAGTACCCGCATTGATTTATGTAAGTTTTAATTCCGGTAGTGAAACAGCTTCCGGCTGGGGTATTCCTATGGCTACGGATATTGCTTTTGCATTGGCCGTAATTTCGCTGTTAGACAAAAGAGTACCAACCAGTTTAAAAATATTTTTAGCGGCTTTAGCGATTGTGGATGACTTGATTGCCATTTTAGTCATTGCAATTTTCTATTCATCCGGAATTGAGTTAGGCTATCTAGGCTATGCCGGAATTGGAATGCTAGTACTGATTTTGATGAACCGTTTTAATGTTAAAAATCCCTATCTATATCTAATACCAGGAGTTTTTGTATGGTATTTTGTGCATCATTCTGGCATTCATGCCACTATAGCAGGTGTACTGGTAGCTATGACCTTGCCAACCAATGATACAGAAGTTGAATCTCCGTTAGAGAAACTAGAACATGCACTTGTAAAACCGGTAAATTTTCTGATTATTCCCATTTTTGCATTCGCTAATACAAATATTACAATTCATCAGGAAATGATAGAAGGACTGACTTCCCCGTTAGGTTTAGGTATTTCACTGGGATTAATTTTTGGTAAGCCCATTGGCATTGTTGCAACCTCTTTGATATGTTCTAAATTAGGGATAGGTCAACTTCCTGCAAACAGTAACCTTATTCACATTATTGGCTTAGGATTATTAGCTGGAATAGGTTTTACAATGTCCATATTTATATCTATGCTTTCATTTGACAATCAGGTTTTCATTGAAGAGGCCAAGCTATCTGTTTTAATAACATCACTCATTGCGGGTATCTTAGGATATGTGATTTTGAATTTATCCAGTAGAAGAAAGGGTAAGAAGACTGAAATTTAA
- a CDS encoding response regulator transcription factor, with the protein MESGTTQQKITLAFINDKSPILDLICNDFIASGTEVLFRSESIKDGLSQLFSLNELPYVCIIDLDFYDKNVLAQVQELRTEYPTIKLIAHSDIDAEKVVKPLFEIGFSSYLLIGSDTDDFKKAIEVVINGGRYFSVGVAKIAQEYFNNDFHSE; encoded by the coding sequence ATGGAATCTGGTACAACACAACAAAAAATCACCCTCGCCTTTATCAATGATAAAAGCCCAATTTTAGATTTGATTTGCAATGATTTCATTGCTTCAGGAACTGAAGTCTTATTTCGTTCGGAAAGCATTAAAGATGGACTATCACAATTGTTTTCATTGAATGAACTTCCCTATGTTTGTATTATTGACCTTGATTTTTACGACAAGAATGTGCTGGCACAGGTTCAAGAATTAAGGACAGAATATCCAACCATAAAGCTTATTGCTCATAGTGATATTGATGCTGAAAAAGTCGTAAAACCTCTTTTTGAAATTGGTTTTTCTAGTTATTTGCTCATTGGTAGCGATACAGACGATTTCAAGAAAGCCATTGAAGTTGTTATCAATGGCGGAAGATATTTTAGTGTGGGAGTAGCAAAAATCGCGCAGGAATATTTTAATAATGATTTTCATAGTGAATAA
- a CDS encoding YoaK family protein, translating into MFRHKGKGRTYTHNLKLASILSGVAGVVNITGVLELHTLTTNVTGHFAFFSEELVLRNYRMAFAYLFYILFFLFGAFVSSLIMEWVSKYKPQTPYIIPIFLEIIILLAVSFSAFLLPNEYARFSILLSSALLFSMGLQNALVTRVSQSVVRTTHLTGLFTDLGIELSQLFFYRDRPERIQLNKSIFLKLAIICCFFLGCIIGGFTYSYLELRTLLLPVGLLFFALWYDRLLFRYYYLKRKFRNHH; encoded by the coding sequence ATGTTTAGACATAAAGGCAAAGGTCGTACTTATACACACAACCTAAAATTAGCCTCAATATTATCCGGTGTAGCAGGTGTCGTAAACATTACCGGTGTTTTAGAATTACATACGCTAACTACTAATGTAACAGGTCATTTTGCTTTTTTTTCTGAGGAACTTGTTTTAAGAAATTACAGAATGGCTTTTGCATATTTATTTTACATTTTGTTTTTTCTGTTTGGAGCGTTTGTTTCAAGTCTTATTATGGAGTGGGTTTCAAAATACAAACCACAAACACCTTATATTATACCCATATTCCTTGAAATAATCATATTATTGGCGGTGAGTTTTTCAGCATTTTTACTACCGAATGAATATGCCAGGTTTTCAATTCTATTATCGTCAGCTCTACTTTTTTCTATGGGATTACAGAATGCATTGGTAACAAGGGTATCCCAATCGGTGGTAAGAACTACCCACCTGACGGGTTTGTTCACGGATCTGGGAATAGAACTGTCACAGCTGTTCTTTTACAGAGATCGGCCAGAACGGATACAGTTGAATAAAAGTATATTCTTAAAGCTGGCAATCATCTGTTGTTTCTTTTTGGGTTGTATAATAGGTGGCTTTACTTATTCATATCTTGAATTAAGAACTCTTTTGCTTCCGGTAGGATTGTTATTTTTCGCTTTATGGTATGACCGGTTATTGTTTCGGTACTATTATCTGAAAAGAAAGTTCAGAAACCATCATTGA
- a CDS encoding helix-turn-helix domain-containing protein, giving the protein MNLLTNEADEIVVHQEMIMQLRNCIEEILKNYRPVMNGEIYLSGEDICKLLHISKRTLQQYRDDNILPFIQIGGKIIYKETDLVRILEENYTGKNTVNDGF; this is encoded by the coding sequence ATGAATTTACTGACGAATGAAGCTGATGAAATCGTCGTCCATCAGGAAATGATAATGCAGTTGAGAAACTGTATCGAAGAAATACTGAAAAACTACCGTCCCGTAATGAACGGAGAGATATATCTTTCGGGCGAAGATATTTGCAAGCTGTTACATATCAGCAAACGGACTTTACAGCAATATCGTGATGATAATATCCTGCCATTTATACAAATTGGAGGTAAGATAATTTATAAGGAAACAGATCTGGTAAGGATACTGGAAGAGAACTATACCGGGAAAAATACGGTCAATGATGGTTTCTGA
- a CDS encoding helix-turn-helix domain-containing protein has protein sequence MEVIAIQKSALDGMKNELRELLEMTENAVRKYTPIFKEEQWLDNQEVCLMMNITKRTLQTYKDKGLLPYSKLNRKNYYKRSDVQALLEAGLPYNTNDNEFTDE, from the coding sequence ATGGAAGTTATCGCAATACAAAAATCCGCATTGGACGGAATGAAAAATGAGCTAAGGGAACTTTTGGAAATGACCGAAAATGCTGTAAGGAAATACACCCCGATTTTCAAAGAAGAGCAATGGCTCGATAACCAGGAAGTGTGTTTGATGATGAACATTACCAAACGGACTTTGCAGACCTACAAGGACAAAGGCTTATTGCCTTATTCCAAACTGAACCGCAAGAATTATTACAAACGCTCGGACGTACAGGCTTTACTCGAAGCCGGACTGCCGTATAATACAAATGACAATGAATTTACTGACGAATGA
- a CDS encoding DUF3872 domain-containing protein yields MIAIFNKFRIGLSSIYVLLAILTASVTLVSCSKDDELEIQNDFPFEVKVMPVPKDVASGQTVEIRITIQRTGNYSNTQYFLRYFQFDGQGTLRYYDEPPYLPNDLYSLPTEQFRLYYTSSSTVSQSFEVWISDNFGNEKQLSFQFNSSD; encoded by the coding sequence ATGATAGCAATATTCAATAAATTCAGGATAGGATTAAGCTCAATATATGTACTCTTGGCAATCCTCACAGCTTCGGTTACGTTGGTATCTTGTAGCAAAGACGATGAACTCGAAATACAGAACGATTTCCCTTTTGAGGTCAAAGTAATGCCTGTACCCAAAGATGTTGCCAGTGGGCAGACCGTAGAGATACGGATTACCATACAGCGAACAGGCAATTACAGCAACACGCAATATTTTCTCCGCTACTTCCAATTTGACGGTCAAGGCACATTGCGGTATTATGACGAACCACCGTATTTGCCAAACGATTTGTATTCGTTGCCAACGGAGCAGTTCCGGTTGTATTACACTTCGTCATCTACCGTATCACAATCCTTTGAGGTTTGGATTTCGGATAACTTCGGTAACGAAAAGCAGTTGAGCTTTCAGTTCAACAGTAGTGATTAA
- a CDS encoding conjugal transfer protein TraO — protein MKKYIYTVMLIFMAITVTQAQRMLPKQKGLEVSTGVLSDDKIGNDYYINVAMTVNGKNGNYQLWALEYTHQYHDYKDLRIPQETYTAEGGYSFFLLGDARKNITLNFGITGVVGYESINRGEAMLYDGAKILSEDNFIYGAGGRLTFETYLSDRFVLVLQGRTKVLWGTDLEQFRPSAGVGLRFNF, from the coding sequence ATGAAAAAGTATATCTATACCGTGATGCTCATCTTTATGGCCATCACGGTCACACAGGCACAAAGAATGTTACCTAAACAGAAAGGATTGGAAGTGAGTACGGGTGTGCTGTCCGATGATAAAATCGGTAACGATTATTATATCAATGTAGCAATGACCGTAAACGGCAAAAATGGTAACTATCAGCTTTGGGCGTTGGAATACACTCATCAATACCACGATTATAAAGACCTCCGCATACCGCAGGAAACTTATACCGCAGAGGGCGGTTACAGCTTCTTCCTCTTGGGCGATGCCCGTAAGAACATCACGCTGAACTTCGGAATAACAGGTGTAGTCGGTTACGAAAGTATCAACCGTGGCGAAGCAATGTTGTATGATGGAGCAAAAATTTTGAGCGAGGATAATTTTATCTACGGAGCTGGTGGACGGCTCACATTTGAAACGTACCTGTCCGACCGTTTTGTGTTAGTCCTGCAAGGGCGTACAAAGGTTTTGTGGGGTACAGACTTGGAACAGTTCCGACCGTCCGCAGGCGTGGGATTAAGGTTTAATTTTTAA
- the traN gene encoding conjugative transposon protein TraN, whose amino-acid sequence MKNHLKTFWAFALILGFAVQSYAQDSARTKLALGKIQPYRMEVTYDKTSHLIFPTAIRYVDLGSEYLIAGKAEDAENVLRVKATVRDFEPETNFSVITNDGRFYSFNVYYSSYPEAMSYDLLTMQKAVDKANGNDVLFEELGNNSPSLAGLLLETIYKKDKRIVKHIGAKSFGIQFILKGIYIHNGKYYFHTELRNRTNVPFQIDFMNFKVVDKKVAKRTVVQERPMIPLRTYKPLDDIAGKTIEQNVFLLDQFTIADDKVLLIEIFEKNGGRHQTLQIENSDLIKARLINDMHLKF is encoded by the coding sequence ATGAAAAATCATTTAAAAACCTTTTGGGCATTTGCCCTGATACTCGGCTTTGCCGTACAGTCTTACGCACAGGATAGTGCAAGAACTAAACTTGCATTGGGCAAGATACAACCGTATAGAATGGAAGTTACCTATGATAAGACTTCACACCTGATTTTTCCGACCGCTATCCGTTACGTGGATTTAGGCAGCGAATATCTGATTGCAGGAAAAGCAGAAGATGCAGAAAACGTGTTGCGTGTAAAAGCAACGGTAAGGGATTTTGAACCAGAAACCAATTTTTCAGTCATTACGAATGACGGACGTTTTTACAGCTTCAATGTGTATTATAGTTCCTATCCGGAGGCAATGAGCTATGACCTGCTCACGATGCAAAAGGCAGTAGATAAAGCCAATGGTAACGATGTGCTTTTTGAAGAATTGGGCAACAATTCTCCGTCATTGGCAGGCTTGCTGTTGGAAACGATTTACAAGAAAGACAAACGTATTGTAAAGCATATCGGGGCTAAGAGCTTCGGTATTCAGTTTATCCTCAAAGGCATTTACATACACAACGGCAAATACTATTTCCATACGGAATTGAGAAACCGTACCAATGTGCCATTTCAGATTGATTTTATGAATTTCAAGGTAGTGGATAAAAAGGTAGCCAAACGTACCGTAGTGCAGGAACGCCCGATGATACCGCTTAGGACTTACAAGCCACTGGACGACATTGCTGGAAAAACAATCGAACAAAACGTCTTCCTGTTAGACCAATTTACCATTGCCGATGACAAGGTACTGCTGATTGAGATTTTCGAGAAAAACGGAGGCAGGCATCAAACGCTCCAGATAGAAAATTCCGACTTAATCAAAGCTCGTTTGATTAACGATATGCACCTGAAATTTTAA
- the traM gene encoding conjugative transposon protein TraM: MKENENKKSVVRVTEGSPAATTDGLQDGTQNKAEKLKKPLIFGLMGIVFVGCMYLIFKPSADKKEIENIGLNDAVPEATGAGMPADKGKAYELEMLERKEQEKRNALTTLSDYWNTEDKKEPNDEFPEEDENSSYGVGRGSGRNGNPALSSYRNAQSTLGSFYQDNNSETTELRRQLDELKEQLAEKDVPKSVTVDDQLALMEKSYQMAAKYLPTGTNSTEAPPAKDAGTATAGSTQKEHFVAFTPTRKNTVSALYREPTDSAFLADWSETRNRGFYTAGSIEQTAQPKNSIKACVHDAQTVIGETGVRLRLLEPAQTPQRTIPKGTIVTANAKFQGGRLQLKITSVELEGNIIPVDITIYDLDGQQGLYVPYSPEMNALTEMAGNMSQTSGTSIMLTQNAGQQVAADLSRGVVQGVSGYFAKKVRTPKVTLKAGHQVFLVSKK; encoded by the coding sequence ATGAAAGAAAATGAGAACAAAAAGTCGGTTGTTCGGGTAACCGAGGGTAGCCCGGCAGCAACCACTGATGGACTGCAAGACGGTACACAGAACAAAGCCGAAAAGCTCAAAAAGCCACTCATCTTTGGCTTAATGGGAATTGTCTTCGTAGGTTGTATGTACCTCATATTTAAACCATCCGCAGACAAAAAGGAAATTGAGAACATTGGGCTGAACGATGCAGTACCGGAGGCTACCGGAGCAGGAATGCCTGCCGACAAAGGCAAGGCTTACGAGTTGGAAATGCTGGAACGCAAAGAGCAAGAAAAACGCAATGCACTTACCACGCTTTCTGACTATTGGAATACTGAAGACAAAAAAGAGCCTAATGATGAATTTCCCGAAGAAGACGAAAACAGCAGCTATGGCGTTGGCAGAGGTTCGGGAAGAAACGGCAATCCTGCATTGAGCAGTTACCGCAATGCACAAAGCACATTGGGTTCATTTTATCAGGATAACAACTCTGAAACAACAGAACTCCGCAGGCAATTGGACGAACTAAAAGAACAATTAGCCGAGAAAGATGTACCTAAATCTGTAACCGTTGATGACCAGCTTGCCCTAATGGAGAAATCCTACCAGATGGCGGCAAAGTATCTGCCAACAGGTACAAATTCGACAGAAGCCCCACCTGCTAAGGATGCAGGTACGGCTACCGCAGGTTCAACTCAAAAGGAGCATTTTGTGGCATTCACACCTACAAGAAAGAACACCGTTTCCGCTTTGTATCGTGAGCCTACGGACAGTGCCTTTTTAGCCGATTGGAGCGAAACAAGAAACCGGGGCTTTTATACCGCAGGTTCTATTGAGCAAACGGCACAACCGAAAAACAGTATCAAAGCCTGTGTACACGATGCACAAACGGTTATCGGCGAAACAGGGGTACGATTGCGATTGTTAGAGCCAGCCCAAACGCCTCAACGTACCATTCCAAAAGGAACGATTGTAACAGCTAACGCTAAATTTCAGGGAGGTCGATTACAGCTAAAAATTACCTCCGTAGAATTAGAGGGCAACATCATTCCGGTGGATATTACCATTTACGATTTGGACGGACAGCAAGGCTTGTACGTTCCGTATTCGCCCGAAATGAACGCCCTTACCGAAATGGCGGGCAATATGAGCCAGACTTCGGGAACAAGCATAATGCTCACGCAGAATGCAGGACAACAGGTTGCTGCTGATTTAAGCCGTGGCGTGGTACAGGGTGTTTCGGGCTATTTCGCCAAAAAGGTAAGAACCCCAAAGGTTACGCTAAAAGCGGGGCATCAGGTCTTCCTTGTATCTAAAAAATAA